In Winkia neuii, a genomic segment contains:
- a CDS encoding SPFH domain-containing protein — translation MSAFSLAPAGMIGIVIFLLITFAVVIAISKSIIVVRQATAVVVERLGRYQTTLTPGLHVLIPFIDSKRAVVSLSEQVVAFAPQPVITADNVSVTIDSVIYYQINSPEQATYEIANYLVAIEQLTATTLRNVIGTMDLEDTLTSRDSINTQLRGVLDSATTAWGIRINRVEIKAIDPPPSIQEAMEKQMRAERDKRAAILTAEGQRESQVTEAEGQRKSAVLIARGDAEAAVTRAEGEAEAIAKVFRAIHEGNPDEKLLSYRYLQMLPELAKGDGNKTWIVPAEMTAALEAISKGFGSAK, via the coding sequence ATGTCAGCTTTTTCCTTAGCGCCGGCGGGAATGATCGGAATAGTGATATTCCTGCTCATAACCTTTGCCGTAGTGATTGCAATATCTAAGTCCATTATTGTGGTGCGGCAAGCCACGGCCGTAGTGGTGGAACGACTGGGCAGATACCAGACGACACTGACCCCGGGGCTGCATGTGCTGATTCCTTTCATTGATTCAAAGCGGGCAGTTGTATCTTTGTCGGAACAGGTGGTCGCTTTTGCGCCCCAGCCAGTTATCACGGCAGACAACGTATCGGTAACTATCGACTCTGTTATTTACTACCAAATAAACAGCCCTGAGCAGGCCACATACGAAATTGCGAACTACCTGGTCGCGATCGAGCAGCTAACAGCGACCACTCTGCGTAACGTTATTGGCACTATGGATCTAGAAGACACTTTGACTTCGCGCGATTCGATAAACACGCAGTTGCGCGGGGTGTTGGATTCCGCCACAACAGCGTGGGGTATTCGCATCAACAGAGTAGAAATTAAAGCGATCGATCCGCCCCCATCTATCCAAGAGGCAATGGAAAAGCAGATGCGTGCCGAGCGGGATAAGAGAGCTGCTATTCTTACCGCTGAAGGGCAGCGCGAATCTCAGGTGACTGAAGCGGAAGGGCAGCGCAAGTCTGCGGTTCTTATTGCACGAGGTGACGCAGAAGCAGCCGTGACTCGTGCAGAGGGCGAAGCAGAGGCTATTGCGAAGGTATTCCGTGCCATTCACGAAGGTAATCCCGACGAGAAACTTCTGTCCTACCGCTATCTGCAAATGCTGCCGGAACTTGCTAAGGGTGACGGCAACAAGACTTGGATAGTGCCTGCCGAAATGACTGCTGCATTGGAAGCGATCTCGAAGGGATTTGGTAGCGCCAAATGA
- the serB gene encoding phosphoserine phosphatase SerB produces MEPCPCTATASWAEVPAGLNRQPLVVSDADGTLFEQEVIEELAFEAGTLQEVAAITAEAMNGRMDFAESLHRRVATLEGLDEEAFARVRARMRVSTGTNSLINRTHQAGGKFAVVSGGFVEVVDPIASGLGVDYVLANRLEVSGGVLTGKLASEVVGPNQKVWAIASWKASSTTPVVAIGDGANDIPMLSAANFGVAFCPKPALARVADTVMPWRNLGSVWGFIGNEMFSQTVH; encoded by the coding sequence ATGGAGCCTTGCCCATGCACGGCTACTGCATCTTGGGCTGAAGTACCTGCGGGTCTGAACCGGCAACCTCTTGTAGTATCCGATGCCGACGGCACCTTGTTTGAACAAGAGGTCATTGAAGAGCTTGCCTTCGAAGCGGGCACGCTGCAAGAGGTAGCCGCGATCACTGCCGAAGCCATGAACGGCCGCATGGATTTTGCCGAGTCCTTGCATCGACGGGTAGCTACGCTAGAGGGGCTTGACGAGGAGGCCTTCGCAAGAGTCCGCGCTCGAATGAGGGTCAGCACAGGAACTAACTCACTCATAAACCGAACTCACCAGGCTGGAGGGAAGTTCGCTGTCGTCTCTGGCGGCTTTGTCGAGGTTGTTGATCCAATAGCAAGCGGGCTGGGAGTGGATTACGTGCTCGCCAACAGGCTAGAAGTTAGCGGTGGAGTGCTTACCGGTAAGCTTGCCTCTGAGGTAGTCGGCCCAAACCAGAAGGTGTGGGCAATTGCTAGCTGGAAAGCTTCTAGTACTACCCCGGTAGTTGCTATCGGAGATGGTGCAAATGATATTCCTATGCTTTCCGCTGCCAATTTCGGCGTAGCGTTTTGTCCAAAGCCCGCGCTTGCTAGAGTAGCTGACACAGTAATGCCGTGGCGAAACCTTGGATCGGTTTGGGGGTTCATAGGAAATGAAATGTTCAGCCAGACAGTGCACTGA
- the glgC gene encoding glucose-1-phosphate adenylyltransferase produces MSTPRVLAFVLAGGEGKRLMPLTADRAKPAVPFGGHFRLIDFALSNMVNSSYTKVVVLTQYKSHSLDRHISKTWRMSTLLGSYVTPVPAQQRKGAHWYLGSADAVYQTLNIVRDEKPDYLVIVGADNIYRMDFSQMVQKHIETGAALTVAGIRQPIELADQFGILETDGDKISAFVEKPSSTPGLPDDPSKVLASMGNYVVTTDAFVNFLEQDSLDKKSEHDMGGDAVPYFVDRGEAGFYDFIDNNVPGSTDRDRDYWRDVGTLDAYYDANMDLISVHPIFNLYNQEWPTYTQIEGSTPPAKFVFDDEGRRGLAVDSLVSPGVTISGGHVEGSVLSPGVYVHSYSRVDDSVVMHNCRIGRHAQVQRAILDKNVVVEPGAKIGFDHEHDRARGLSVTESGIAVAPKGLVIPQ; encoded by the coding sequence ATGTCCACACCACGCGTATTAGCTTTCGTCCTTGCCGGCGGCGAAGGAAAACGCCTTATGCCTCTTACTGCTGACCGCGCCAAGCCAGCGGTCCCTTTCGGAGGACATTTTCGGCTGATTGACTTCGCCCTTTCCAACATGGTGAATTCCTCCTACACCAAGGTAGTGGTGCTCACCCAATACAAATCCCACTCTCTGGACCGCCACATCTCCAAGACCTGGCGAATGTCAACCCTGTTAGGCTCTTACGTAACACCTGTGCCCGCCCAGCAGCGCAAAGGTGCCCACTGGTACCTAGGCTCGGCCGATGCCGTATATCAAACTCTCAACATCGTCCGAGACGAAAAGCCGGATTACCTAGTGATAGTCGGCGCCGACAATATTTATCGTATGGACTTCTCCCAGATGGTCCAGAAGCATATCGAAACCGGGGCTGCGCTCACAGTAGCGGGTATTCGCCAGCCGATCGAACTTGCAGATCAATTCGGTATCCTAGAAACAGACGGCGACAAGATCTCTGCGTTTGTAGAGAAGCCTTCTTCCACTCCGGGGCTTCCGGATGATCCCAGCAAGGTACTTGCTTCAATGGGTAACTATGTTGTCACCACGGATGCCTTCGTCAACTTCCTCGAACAGGATTCTCTAGATAAGAAATCCGAGCACGACATGGGCGGAGACGCGGTTCCATACTTCGTTGATCGAGGCGAAGCAGGCTTCTACGACTTCATCGACAATAACGTCCCCGGATCTACCGATCGAGATCGCGATTACTGGCGTGACGTCGGTACCTTGGACGCTTATTATGACGCCAATATGGATCTGATATCTGTCCACCCGATCTTCAACCTTTACAACCAGGAGTGGCCTACTTACACGCAGATTGAGGGATCGACTCCGCCTGCAAAGTTCGTCTTTGACGACGAGGGACGTCGCGGTCTAGCTGTGGATTCACTGGTTTCTCCGGGAGTCACCATCTCTGGCGGGCACGTCGAAGGATCCGTACTCTCTCCGGGCGTGTATGTGCACTCCTACTCCCGTGTCGACGACTCCGTGGTGATGCACAACTGCCGGATAGGTAGACATGCCCAGGTCCAGCGAGCCATCCTAGACAAGAACGTCGTGGTTGAGCCCGGCGCCAAAATTGGATTCGATCACGAGCACGATCGCGCTCGCGGTCTTTCAGTGACTGAATCTGGCATCGCCGTCGCTCCGAAGGGTTTGGTAATCCCCCAGTGA
- a CDS encoding ABC transporter ATP-binding protein produces MAAVIELNDVRVRRGTTVILDKVNWSINEGEHWVILGPNGAGKTTLVSLLSGGIEADAGTVRVLDEELAQTDLAELRSRVGTIGDVADQLVPSGTHAIDAILSSVYGAPSSQEQTFEDIDRQRAQDLLHLFGISHLKDREVDSLSDGERQRVMIARALMPDPEALVLDEPARGLDLGAREDLLGALTEISTDKHAPAMIMVTHHVEQIPRGFTHALLLKEGQVVKSGPISQILTSENVSNLFEYPLSVGGSEGRWWAHKADKK; encoded by the coding sequence ATGGCAGCAGTTATAGAGCTTAATGACGTACGGGTGCGCCGAGGCACCACCGTAATCCTAGATAAGGTCAATTGGAGTATTAACGAGGGCGAGCACTGGGTAATCCTTGGCCCTAACGGAGCCGGAAAGACTACGCTGGTGTCATTGCTGAGCGGAGGCATAGAGGCCGATGCGGGAACAGTCCGCGTGCTGGATGAAGAACTGGCACAGACAGATCTGGCGGAACTGCGTTCCCGAGTGGGCACCATTGGGGACGTAGCTGATCAACTAGTTCCCTCGGGCACCCACGCTATAGACGCAATACTCAGTTCTGTGTACGGCGCTCCCTCCAGCCAGGAACAGACGTTCGAGGACATAGATCGTCAGAGAGCACAAGATCTGCTGCATCTTTTTGGCATTTCACACCTGAAAGATCGTGAGGTAGACAGCCTCTCGGATGGCGAGCGGCAGCGAGTCATGATTGCGCGAGCACTGATGCCCGATCCTGAAGCATTGGTGCTAGACGAACCAGCGCGCGGCCTCGATTTGGGAGCACGTGAGGACTTGCTGGGAGCTCTCACAGAGATATCCACTGATAAGCACGCTCCAGCAATGATCATGGTCACCCATCATGTGGAGCAGATACCCCGCGGTTTCACCCACGCCCTCCTGCTAAAGGAAGGACAGGTCGTCAAGAGCGGGCCAATTTCCCAGATCCTTACTTCTGAGAATGTTTCCAACCTGTTTGAATATCCACTTTCCGTGGGAGGTAGTGAGGGCCGTTGGTGGGCCCATAAGGCGGATAAGAAATGA
- the glgA gene encoding glycogen synthase: MRVDLLSREYPPHVYGGAGVHVEELAKVLRRSIDLRVHAFDGPRQQDRVYGYDYPAELKEANGALRALGVDLQMVPNTQGTDLVHSHTWYANMAGHWSALMWDVPHVVSAHSLEPLRPWKEEQLGGGYHLSSWAEKTAYEGADQIVAVSNGMRQDILRSYPSIDEQKVRVIHNGIDLEVWKRPQDNAQVGEVLKKFGIDPDRKTIVFVGRITRQKGLPHLLKALQNVDKDAQIVLCAGAPDTEQIANEVDTLVEKLSETRSGVILISQMLPRKEIIAILSAATVFVTPSIYEPLGIVNLEAMALGLPVVGTKTGGIPDVIVEGETGFLVPIEQKDDGTGTPLEPAEFEGAMAERINAVLADPDRARRMGQAGLERCKEHFTWESIGKKTVAMYEDLVR, from the coding sequence ATGCGCGTTGATCTGCTTAGCCGCGAATACCCCCCTCACGTCTACGGTGGTGCTGGCGTGCATGTCGAAGAATTAGCCAAGGTGTTGAGGCGGAGCATAGATCTTAGAGTGCATGCCTTTGATGGGCCTCGTCAGCAAGACAGGGTATACGGCTACGACTATCCTGCCGAACTAAAGGAGGCCAACGGGGCTTTGCGGGCACTCGGAGTTGACCTGCAAATGGTGCCGAATACGCAAGGGACTGATTTGGTGCACTCGCATACTTGGTACGCGAATATGGCTGGCCACTGGTCAGCACTGATGTGGGACGTACCGCACGTGGTATCTGCTCATTCTTTGGAACCGCTGAGGCCGTGGAAAGAAGAGCAACTCGGGGGCGGATATCACCTCAGCTCATGGGCCGAGAAAACTGCCTACGAGGGCGCTGATCAGATCGTTGCGGTCTCAAATGGTATGCGCCAAGACATCTTGCGCTCTTACCCAAGTATTGATGAACAAAAAGTGCGGGTAATCCATAACGGTATCGACCTCGAAGTCTGGAAACGCCCACAAGATAATGCTCAGGTAGGGGAAGTACTGAAAAAATTCGGCATCGATCCCGATCGGAAGACCATAGTTTTTGTCGGCAGAATTACCAGGCAGAAGGGGCTTCCTCATCTACTGAAAGCCTTGCAAAACGTTGATAAAGATGCGCAAATTGTGCTGTGTGCAGGAGCGCCTGATACTGAACAGATCGCTAACGAGGTAGACACGCTAGTAGAAAAACTTAGCGAGACGCGAAGCGGCGTAATCCTGATTTCGCAAATGCTGCCCCGCAAGGAAATCATTGCAATTCTTTCTGCCGCGACTGTGTTCGTTACTCCTTCGATCTATGAACCACTCGGCATTGTGAACCTGGAGGCAATGGCTTTGGGACTTCCTGTCGTAGGAACGAAAACTGGTGGTATCCCGGATGTCATAGTGGAAGGAGAGACGGGTTTCCTTGTTCCAATCGAGCAAAAAGATGACGGTACTGGAACGCCACTCGAACCTGCCGAATTCGAAGGAGCCATGGCGGAACGCATCAATGCGGTACTTGCAGATCCGGATCGGGCGCGACGAATGGGGCAGGCAGGATTGGAAAGGTGTAAAGAACATTTCACCTGGGAGTCCATTGGCAAGAAAACCGTTGCGATGTACGAAGATTTGGTGCGCTAG
- a CDS encoding glutamine synthetase family protein — protein sequence MRPVEEEVLTKIAESDTRFVRLWFTDVLGVLKSVAIDPVELERAFAEGIGFDGSAIQGLSRVYESDMILRPDASTFQLLPWCTDSDPVGRMFCDLTNPDGSAAQTDPRAVLERALDHAAKLGFSFRIHPEIEFYLLKPTRDADGRIVPVDEAGYFDHVARGGDNDFRRRAIEMLEAMGISVEMSHHEGGPGQNEIDLRSVDALTAADNIMTFRTLVKEVALREDMQATFMPKPIAGVPGSGMHAHMSLFEGERNAFHDPSGQYQLSRTARSFIAGILTHAQEMSAVTNQHVNSYKRLWGGGEAPSFVCWGHNNRSALVRVPNYKPNKPESARIEYRALDPAVNPYLGFAVLLEAGLAGIENGYELAPEAEDNVWALTDQERRVLGIPSLPSSLSSAVKAMKKSDLVAATLGEEVFEFVIANKEREWQEYRAQVTEFELRQFFL from the coding sequence ATGAGGCCCGTAGAAGAAGAAGTTCTGACAAAAATAGCTGAGTCCGATACCCGCTTTGTGCGCCTATGGTTTACAGATGTACTTGGTGTTCTGAAGTCGGTTGCTATTGACCCGGTGGAACTTGAGAGAGCGTTCGCCGAAGGCATTGGTTTTGATGGATCGGCTATTCAGGGTCTTAGCAGGGTCTACGAGTCAGACATGATTCTGCGGCCGGACGCTTCTACGTTCCAATTGCTGCCGTGGTGTACTGACAGTGACCCCGTGGGAAGAATGTTCTGCGATCTAACTAATCCCGACGGGTCTGCTGCTCAGACAGATCCGAGGGCGGTGCTGGAGCGGGCATTAGATCATGCGGCAAAACTAGGTTTCTCGTTTAGAATCCACCCCGAGATCGAGTTCTATCTGTTGAAGCCAACCCGGGACGCAGACGGACGAATTGTGCCGGTAGACGAGGCGGGCTATTTCGACCATGTCGCTCGTGGAGGCGACAACGATTTTAGGCGCCGAGCAATTGAAATGCTCGAAGCTATGGGCATCAGCGTCGAGATGAGTCACCACGAGGGAGGGCCGGGACAGAACGAGATCGATCTCCGGTCGGTAGACGCGCTTACAGCAGCCGACAATATTATGACCTTCCGGACCTTGGTCAAAGAGGTTGCTCTTCGGGAAGATATGCAGGCAACCTTTATGCCGAAACCGATAGCTGGCGTACCTGGTTCTGGCATGCACGCCCATATGTCTTTATTTGAGGGCGAGCGCAATGCGTTCCACGATCCGTCGGGGCAGTACCAGCTGTCTCGGACTGCTCGCTCATTTATTGCAGGCATCTTGACTCACGCACAAGAAATGTCTGCAGTAACTAACCAACATGTAAATTCTTACAAACGGTTGTGGGGAGGCGGAGAAGCGCCCTCGTTCGTTTGCTGGGGACATAACAACAGGTCGGCATTGGTACGAGTTCCAAACTACAAACCCAATAAGCCGGAATCCGCGCGGATCGAATATCGAGCGCTAGATCCGGCAGTGAACCCATATCTGGGATTTGCAGTTCTACTGGAAGCCGGGCTTGCTGGTATCGAGAACGGGTATGAATTGGCCCCCGAAGCGGAGGATAATGTCTGGGCTCTAACGGACCAGGAACGGCGGGTGTTGGGAATTCCCTCCTTGCCGTCCTCACTATCCAGCGCTGTAAAGGCAATGAAGAAATCTGACCTGGTAGCCGCCACTCTCGGAGAAGAGGTGTTCGAATTTGTCATCGCGAATAAGGAGCGCGAGTGGCAAGAATATAGGGCACAGGTTACAGAATTTGAGCTCCGCCAGTTCTTCCTATGA
- a CDS encoding NfeD family protein, protein MIGWVWLGAALMAVIVELLSGDFFFLMLGIGAAASCICAFFWPNLWWLHILLFAAVSSVLVLTVRPLIKKKLEASTPRVAFNVSRYEGREGVTTSPVSPAGGTIMLDGERWSATSDHDIPRGIGIRVIEVRGATAVVAPVSR, encoded by the coding sequence ATGATTGGTTGGGTCTGGCTAGGGGCCGCTCTGATGGCCGTGATAGTGGAACTGCTAAGCGGTGATTTCTTCTTCCTGATGCTAGGGATTGGTGCAGCAGCAAGCTGCATCTGCGCGTTCTTTTGGCCAAATCTGTGGTGGTTGCACATCCTTTTGTTTGCAGCAGTCTCCTCGGTTCTTGTGCTTACAGTTAGACCACTTATCAAGAAGAAACTGGAAGCATCGACCCCTCGGGTTGCATTCAATGTCTCGCGCTATGAAGGCCGCGAGGGAGTTACAACCTCGCCTGTAAGCCCAGCTGGCGGCACTATAATGCTAGACGGGGAGCGATGGTCAGCTACCTCAGATCACGATATTCCACGGGGCATTGGAATCCGCGTTATAGAAGTAAGGGGAGCTACCGCAGTAGTGGCCCCAGTAAGTAGATGA
- a CDS encoding bifunctional [glutamine synthetase] adenylyltransferase/[glutamine synthetase]-adenylyl-L-tyrosine phosphorylase — MRIAPDISLKLRKAGVRDVQRAKKWLEELEEWADPTPFLADAADPDMALLGLLRLCEEAPSRAQNAMAHCGKQLFSILGLSQALSDHLATHPDDLEVFESAASQTFSDIFSGSYDPGAEAAAAAAWASNYRQLFASVDSTDEIRRAYRRALSQIASADLSSDRALDIVSYVSRCISALVDLTLQAGLRVAQNKVDPQENIRLAVIVLGKTGAGEVNYISDVDVMFVAEANSDIPESDVIEVAGKIITALTAICSGPGEELPLWPLDLGLRPEGADGAVARTLDSYKTYYSKWAQSWEFQALLKARYAAGDKELAEKFSALVGPLVWEASAREGFVEDARNMRLRVEANVPSEQKGRQLKLGPGGLRDVEMTIQLMQLVHGRYDESVRVPHTLEAIQALAAQGYIAREGAAKLARCYRFLRCVEHRTQLFRLRRTALIPSSEKELRRIGRSIDAQKYPNARSLQIELTHVRHDVRTLHQELFYGPLLPATASLSADEAALSPEAASARLKAIGYKDPAGSLRHIEALTAGVSRRAALQRHLLPVMIGWIADGANPDAGLLRFRRLSEIIGTSHWYLAMLRDSRVAAGYLAKLLPTSTYCADGFEHFPAAVAWLDHPIELEAREKERLSGEMMAIVSRHDDAGEAAQLVREIRSRELLRAALADCLSGVDPERARKYITPVNDAALAAALKLAHRSAGTSPKARMGIIALGRLGGEEPGYASDADLMVVYSPVGEGAQEEAEHTVATLKSLLSDVGPQRPFKVDLGLRPEGKDGPTARSLESTRSYYERWASPWERQALLRARPVAGDPEVLDEAMEIIDRFRYGHSFDNDELKSIRMLKARMEAERLPRGMDPRSHVKLGPGGLSDAEWTIQLLQLMHAHEDVALRTTNTLDALGQAERLSLVTPAQARALEAAWNAATRIRAANTLASGRDGGAKLDLLPRTNDEIAAVSLILGYQRSERSLVDDYRRKARHCRDVMEEIFYG, encoded by the coding sequence ATGAGGATCGCACCGGATATCTCGCTGAAACTTCGCAAGGCTGGTGTGCGCGATGTGCAGAGGGCGAAGAAGTGGTTAGAAGAACTCGAAGAGTGGGCTGACCCGACCCCATTTTTGGCCGACGCTGCAGATCCGGACATGGCGTTGCTTGGGCTACTTCGTTTGTGCGAGGAGGCCCCGTCGCGGGCACAGAACGCCATGGCCCACTGTGGCAAGCAATTGTTTTCAATACTCGGACTTTCGCAGGCACTTAGTGATCACCTTGCCACTCATCCCGATGACCTGGAAGTTTTTGAATCAGCTGCGTCGCAGACATTTTCTGACATCTTTTCCGGTAGCTATGACCCTGGCGCTGAAGCGGCAGCAGCGGCGGCATGGGCAAGTAACTACAGGCAGCTATTTGCGAGCGTGGATAGCACAGACGAAATCCGGAGGGCGTATCGCAGAGCACTCAGCCAGATTGCGTCTGCCGATCTATCGTCTGATCGAGCACTGGATATTGTTTCCTATGTAAGTCGGTGTATCTCAGCCCTGGTCGACTTGACCTTGCAAGCTGGACTTCGGGTTGCCCAGAATAAGGTTGACCCACAAGAGAACATTCGTCTCGCAGTAATCGTTCTGGGAAAAACGGGAGCTGGAGAGGTCAACTATATTTCGGACGTCGACGTCATGTTTGTTGCTGAGGCGAACTCGGACATTCCAGAGAGCGACGTAATCGAGGTGGCCGGAAAGATAATCACCGCCCTCACAGCTATCTGCAGTGGACCCGGCGAGGAGCTGCCACTATGGCCTCTTGACTTGGGACTTCGGCCAGAGGGTGCAGACGGAGCTGTTGCAAGAACTCTTGACTCCTACAAAACCTACTACTCGAAATGGGCACAGTCGTGGGAATTTCAGGCTTTGCTCAAAGCTCGATATGCGGCAGGGGACAAGGAGCTAGCTGAAAAATTCTCTGCTCTTGTGGGCCCTCTAGTATGGGAAGCATCAGCTCGGGAGGGTTTTGTCGAGGACGCAAGAAATATGCGACTGCGAGTGGAAGCAAATGTGCCCTCGGAGCAGAAAGGACGTCAACTGAAGCTCGGGCCGGGTGGGCTACGAGATGTAGAGATGACAATCCAGCTAATGCAGCTTGTCCACGGCCGCTACGACGAGTCTGTGCGCGTACCACATACCCTGGAGGCTATTCAGGCGCTAGCCGCGCAGGGGTACATTGCCCGCGAAGGAGCCGCGAAATTAGCCAGGTGTTACCGTTTCCTAAGATGTGTCGAACACCGAACGCAGTTATTCCGACTTCGCAGGACCGCGCTGATTCCGTCCTCTGAAAAGGAGCTCAGGAGGATAGGAAGGTCTATAGATGCGCAGAAATACCCGAATGCCCGCTCCCTACAGATCGAGCTGACACACGTTCGCCACGATGTTCGAACTCTGCACCAAGAACTGTTTTACGGCCCCCTATTGCCGGCAACGGCTTCCCTTTCCGCTGATGAGGCTGCTCTTTCCCCAGAAGCGGCTAGTGCGCGACTGAAAGCAATTGGTTATAAGGACCCGGCGGGAAGTTTGCGTCACATTGAAGCGTTGACTGCTGGAGTCAGCAGGAGAGCAGCATTGCAGAGACATCTGCTACCGGTGATGATCGGATGGATCGCGGACGGGGCAAATCCTGACGCGGGATTGCTTAGATTCCGCCGACTTAGCGAGATCATTGGTACGTCGCATTGGTACTTGGCAATGCTGCGAGATTCTAGAGTCGCCGCAGGTTACCTAGCGAAACTACTGCCAACGAGCACGTACTGTGCGGATGGGTTCGAACATTTCCCGGCTGCTGTGGCATGGCTTGATCACCCTATTGAACTGGAAGCGCGCGAGAAAGAGCGCCTTTCTGGCGAGATGATGGCCATTGTTTCTAGGCATGACGATGCAGGGGAGGCAGCACAATTAGTGCGTGAGATTCGTTCTCGCGAACTATTGCGGGCAGCTCTGGCGGACTGTTTGAGCGGCGTGGATCCCGAACGTGCTCGAAAATATATTACGCCTGTAAATGATGCAGCCCTGGCTGCTGCCCTGAAACTGGCGCATCGCAGTGCTGGAACCTCTCCGAAAGCGCGGATGGGGATTATCGCGCTGGGGCGTCTAGGAGGCGAAGAGCCTGGATACGCTTCGGATGCCGATCTTATGGTTGTCTACTCGCCGGTAGGCGAGGGGGCACAGGAAGAGGCCGAGCATACAGTTGCTACGCTGAAGTCCTTGCTTTCGGATGTGGGCCCGCAAAGGCCGTTCAAAGTAGATCTGGGGTTACGCCCAGAGGGCAAAGATGGTCCGACTGCTAGGAGTCTAGAATCGACTCGCTCCTATTATGAACGATGGGCCTCCCCATGGGAGCGGCAGGCTCTACTCCGCGCACGACCAGTAGCGGGTGATCCTGAAGTGCTGGATGAGGCCATGGAGATAATTGACCGTTTCCGGTACGGCCATTCCTTCGACAATGACGAATTGAAGAGTATTAGGATGTTGAAGGCTCGAATGGAGGCAGAACGTTTGCCCCGGGGGATGGACCCGCGCTCGCACGTGAAACTGGGGCCCGGGGGACTATCGGATGCAGAGTGGACCATTCAACTGCTCCAGTTGATGCATGCGCATGAGGACGTTGCGTTGCGTACCACCAATACGCTCGACGCGCTGGGACAGGCCGAACGCCTAAGCCTGGTTACGCCCGCCCAGGCGCGAGCGCTGGAAGCCGCATGGAATGCCGCGACTCGCATTAGAGCTGCCAATACGCTCGCTTCTGGTCGTG